From a region of the Sulfuriferula plumbiphila genome:
- a CDS encoding type II toxin-antitoxin system Phd/YefM family antitoxin — MRQYNLYEAKTQLSQLVQAALDGEEVLIARAGKVAVRLVPVVSAQPATGGWGTLKIDATQLDAAFAPAVESEVARLFGKDSA, encoded by the coding sequence ATGCGTCAATACAATCTGTATGAGGCAAAAACCCAACTCTCGCAACTGGTTCAGGCCGCTCTGGATGGTGAGGAGGTTTTGATCGCACGCGCCGGTAAAGTGGCGGTGCGTCTTGTACCTGTCGTGTCCGCCCAACCAGCGACGGGTGGATGGGGGACATTGAAGATTGATGCTACGCAACTGGATGCGGCGTTTGCACCTGCGGTAGAGAGCGAAGTGGCGCGCTTGTTTGGGAAGGACTCGGCGTAA
- a CDS encoding PIN domain-containing protein — MRLLPIIPEHTVAAAELPALHADPFDRLLVAQAWQQHLILLTADAALTAYGPNVRCVQ, encoded by the coding sequence ATGCGCTTACTGCCCATCATTCCGGAACATACCGTAGCTGCTGCCGAATTACCCGCACTCCATGCTGATCCGTTCGACCGTTTGCTGGTGGCGCAGGCCTGGCAACAACATTTGATTCTGCTAACCGCAGATGCCGCACTAACGGCTTATGGCCCGAATGTGCGCTGCGTGCAATGA
- a CDS encoding AbrB/MazE/SpoVT family DNA-binding domain-containing protein has protein sequence MYTATLTEKFQIGIPKAFRDDLGLRAGQQFVFVAKGDAIIMIPRREISEVRGFLKGANLENVRDRTERS, from the coding sequence ATGTATACCGCAACCCTCACTGAGAAATTTCAAATTGGCATCCCTAAAGCATTTCGCGATGACCTCGGACTTAGAGCCGGGCAGCAATTCGTCTTTGTTGCCAAGGGTGACGCCATCATCATGATTCCGCGACGCGAGATTAGCGAAGTGCGTGGCTTTCTGAAGGGCGCCAACCTTGAAAACGTGCGCGACCGTACGGAGCGAAGCTGA
- a CDS encoding type II toxin-antitoxin system VapC family toxin — protein sequence MHVVDTCGWIEWLTDGLLAEKFAPFLVDSANLIVPTLVQFELYRWCLREKNEAVALDIIGITEVCLVRPLDTRIALSAADLSTQYKLAMADAVVYASALAAGGQLLTSDAHFAGLPNVCYWQKTA from the coding sequence ATGCATGTAGTGGATACTTGTGGCTGGATAGAATGGTTGACCGACGGCCTGTTAGCAGAAAAATTCGCGCCGTTTCTGGTTGACAGCGCCAACCTGATTGTTCCGACACTGGTGCAGTTTGAGTTATATAGATGGTGTCTGCGCGAAAAAAACGAAGCTGTTGCGCTGGATATCATCGGTATCACCGAGGTTTGCCTGGTGCGGCCTCTTGACACTCGCATCGCGCTGTCGGCAGCCGATCTTTCCACACAGTACAAACTTGCCATGGCAGATGCTGTGGTCTATGCCAGCGCACTTGCCGCCGGGGGCCAGCTACTCACATCCGATGCCCATTTTGCAGGCTTGCCGAACGTGTGCTACTGGCAGAAA